Proteins encoded within one genomic window of Thermus oshimai DSM 12092:
- the rpsT gene encoding 30S ribosomal protein S20, whose product MAQKKPKRNLSALKRHRQSLKRRMRNRAKKSAIKTLSKKAVALAAEGKVEDALTILRKAQSLIDKAAKGSTLHKNTAARKKSRLMRKVQKALQAAGVQA is encoded by the coding sequence ATGGCGCAAAAGAAACCCAAGAGGAACCTTTCTGCTCTGAAGCGGCACCGCCAGTCCCTGAAGCGCAGGATGCGCAACCGGGCCAAGAAGTCGGCCATCAAGACCCTGAGCAAGAAGGCCGTGGCCCTGGCCGCGGAGGGCAAGGTGGAGGACGCCCTCACCATCCTGCGCAAGGCCCAGAGCCTCATTGACAAGGCGGCCAAGGGTTCCACCCTGCACAAGAACACCGCGGCCCGCAAGAAGTCCCGGCTCATGCGCAAGGTGCAGAAGGCCCTGCAGGCCGCAGGGGTCCAGGCCTAA
- a CDS encoding 30S ribosomal protein THX, giving the protein MGKGDRRTRRGKIWRGTYGKYRPRKKK; this is encoded by the coding sequence ATGGGTAAGGGCGACCGTCGCACCCGTAGGGGCAAGATCTGGCGCGGCACCTACGGCAAGTACCGCCCCCGCAAGAAGAAGTAG
- a CDS encoding DUF4388 domain-containing protein gives MEGELSVFPLTEALSLIHEHRRSGTLEVQAGPLPLTLRLQAGEVVGAAILDWEGLEALFTFPLHPKEGRFRFRPGPPGTEKPLMPFAALLGEWARVNDEWDRFRTLVDSPSRVLEAIRPKEPYEVFQGGKSVRAAAKAWGVPLLIAMERAYMGVREGDLYPLRRYAWYALRIRHQGKKSPTLEEFGALAALLDGTRNLGEIIAQGVPVDLVRRYLVRGLSSGELSPPGRGWLLRDLLWEMERES, from the coding sequence TTGGAAGGAGAGCTGAGCGTTTTCCCTCTAACGGAGGCCTTAAGCCTCATCCACGAGCACCGGCGCTCCGGGACCTTGGAGGTGCAGGCCGGCCCCCTGCCCCTCACCCTGAGGCTCCAAGCGGGGGAGGTGGTGGGGGCGGCCATCCTGGACTGGGAGGGCTTGGAGGCCCTCTTCACCTTCCCCCTCCACCCCAAGGAGGGGCGCTTCCGCTTCCGCCCCGGGCCCCCGGGGACGGAAAAGCCCCTCATGCCCTTCGCCGCCCTTCTCGGGGAGTGGGCCCGGGTGAACGACGAGTGGGACCGGTTCCGCACCCTGGTGGACTCCCCAAGCCGCGTCCTGGAGGCCATCCGCCCCAAGGAGCCCTACGAGGTCTTCCAGGGGGGGAAGAGCGTGCGGGCTGCGGCCAAGGCCTGGGGGGTGCCCCTCCTCATCGCCATGGAACGGGCCTACATGGGGGTGAGGGAGGGGGACCTCTACCCCCTTCGCCGCTACGCCTGGTACGCCCTGAGGATCCGCCACCAAGGGAAGAAGAGCCCCACCCTGGAGGAGTTCGGCGCCCTGGCCGCCCTCCTGGACGGGACCCGCAACCTGGGGGAGATCATCGCCCAGGGGGTGCCCGTGGACCTGGTGCGCCGCTATTTGGTGCGGGGGCTTTCCTCCGGGGAGCTTTCCCCCCCGGGGCGGGGGTGGCTTCTCAGGGACCTCCTCTGGGAGATGGAGCGGGAAAGCTAG
- the thrB gene encoding homoserine kinase, with protein sequence MPRLFVPATLANLGSGFDALGVALDLYLQVEAEPAREDLFVYEGEGQVEGPDNLIHEGYRAGMRALGLSPEPLLIRAFNPIPLARGMGSSSAALVAGVALADRASGGRLGREGVFRVAAGLEGHPDNVAPAVYGGFVAALADPPLAIPLPRPEGVRFVLAVPPYEVPTPLARKALPEKVPLRDAIFNLARSALWPAALFSGRLEALKEACQDRLHQPHRAHLMPGVLEAIGKALAAGALAAFIGGAGPTVAALVREGEEEGVARALEAYRGEGRILVLEIGEGFFWKES encoded by the coding sequence ATGCCCCGCCTCTTCGTCCCCGCCACCCTCGCCAACCTGGGCTCCGGGTTTGACGCCCTGGGCGTGGCCCTGGACCTTTACCTACAGGTGGAGGCCGAGCCCGCCCGGGAAGACCTCTTCGTGTACGAGGGCGAAGGCCAGGTGGAGGGCCCGGATAACCTCATCCACGAGGGCTACCGGGCCGGGATGCGCGCCCTAGGGCTTTCCCCCGAGCCCCTTTTAATCCGCGCCTTCAACCCCATCCCCCTGGCCCGGGGCATGGGAAGCTCCTCCGCCGCCCTGGTGGCCGGGGTGGCCCTGGCGGACCGGGCCTCCGGGGGGCGGCTTGGCCGGGAAGGGGTCTTCCGGGTGGCGGCCGGGCTGGAGGGCCACCCGGACAACGTGGCCCCCGCGGTCTACGGGGGGTTCGTGGCCGCCCTGGCGGACCCCCCCCTGGCCATCCCCCTCCCCCGCCCGGAAGGGGTGCGCTTCGTGCTCGCCGTGCCCCCCTACGAGGTGCCCACCCCCCTGGCCCGAAAGGCCCTGCCCGAGAAGGTGCCCCTTCGGGACGCGATCTTCAACCTGGCCCGGAGCGCCCTCTGGCCCGCGGCCCTCTTCTCAGGCCGCCTCGAGGCCCTAAAGGAGGCCTGCCAAGACCGCCTCCACCAGCCCCACCGGGCCCACCTCATGCCCGGGGTGCTGGAGGCCATCGGAAAGGCCCTGGCGGCGGGGGCCCTGGCGGCCTTCATCGGCGGGGCGGGGCCCACGGTGGCCGCGCTGGTGCGGGAAGGGGAGGAAGAGGGGGTGGCAAGGGCCCTGGAGGCCTACCGGGGGGAAGGGCGTATCCTGGTGCTGGAGATCGGGGAGGGGTTCTTTTGGAAGGAGAGCTGA